In Paenibacillus ihbetae, the following are encoded in one genomic region:
- a CDS encoding class I SAM-dependent methyltransferase — protein sequence MGFLSVLSFAHKLVSERLRAGEAALDATAGTGADTLFLARCVGPKGKVFAFDIQEEALELTRRRLAKEPPASLGEVSLHLESHARMNDCVPELLHGRIGAVMFNLGYLPADTADKQIMTEPESTIAALESSLQLLRPGGIITTVLYTGHRGGDTEAAAVEAWAASLPWSTAQTIVYRGLQRPDAPYLIALERKKPL from the coding sequence ATGGGTTTCCTTTCCGTTCTAAGCTTTGCGCATAAGCTCGTGTCCGAACGGCTTCGGGCCGGGGAGGCTGCGCTTGACGCGACAGCGGGTACGGGGGCGGACACCCTGTTCCTGGCACGCTGCGTCGGCCCGAAAGGCAAAGTATTCGCCTTCGATATTCAAGAAGAAGCTCTGGAGCTGACGCGCCGCCGGCTTGCCAAGGAGCCGCCGGCGTCCCTTGGCGAGGTCTCATTACACCTTGAAAGCCATGCCCGCATGAATGACTGCGTGCCCGAGCTGCTTCACGGCCGGATCGGAGCGGTCATGTTTAACCTGGGCTACCTCCCGGCAGACACGGCTGATAAGCAGATTATGACCGAGCCTGAAAGCACGATTGCGGCTCTTGAGTCTTCCTTGCAGCTGCTGCGGCCCGGCGGCATCATCACCACCGTGCTGTATACCGGCCACCGGGGCGGCGACACGGAGGCCGCCGCCGTTGAGGCCTGGGCCGCAAGTCTGCCTTGGAGCACGGCGCAGACGATTGTGTACCGGGGACTGCAGCGGCCCGATGCGCCATATCTTATTGCGCTGGAGCGAAAAAAGCCGTTATGA
- a CDS encoding type I phosphomannose isomerase catalytic subunit: protein MTKPYPLLFQPEFKERVWGGRALEQFGLELPEGHIGEGWMIADHPNGTTTIVNGELAGRGLDQIREELGREWFGTKGFSEVNGRFPLLIKLLDCNDNLSVQVHPTDDYEGLPKGELGKTEMWYVLDAKPDAKIIYGLKEGVTRDVLKEAMENGTVMEQLQEMPVKAGDTFYIPAGTVHALCAGVVVAEIQQNSDTTYRIYDYNRPGLDGKPRELHIEDSLNVTAYEGSGATKMSTEGAVPGEWLQLAQSPYFIVEKGIVNGAWELSTSEDSFTIIVVCDGKGTLRWDGGSIDYTSGQCFLLPANLGTYTLDGESTVLRSYLP from the coding sequence ATGACGAAACCTTATCCACTGTTGTTTCAACCCGAATTTAAAGAGCGTGTATGGGGCGGCCGCGCGCTGGAGCAGTTCGGCCTGGAGCTTCCCGAAGGGCATATCGGCGAAGGCTGGATGATCGCGGATCATCCGAACGGCACGACTACGATCGTAAACGGTGAGCTGGCAGGCCGCGGCCTTGACCAGATCCGCGAAGAGCTCGGACGCGAATGGTTCGGCACGAAAGGCTTTTCCGAAGTGAACGGACGCTTTCCACTCTTGATCAAGCTGCTTGACTGCAACGACAATCTGTCCGTACAGGTGCATCCGACCGATGATTATGAAGGCCTTCCGAAGGGAGAGCTCGGCAAGACGGAAATGTGGTATGTGCTTGATGCGAAGCCGGACGCCAAAATCATTTACGGTCTGAAGGAAGGCGTTACCCGCGACGTTCTGAAGGAAGCGATGGAAAACGGCACCGTCATGGAGCAGCTTCAGGAGATGCCCGTGAAAGCAGGCGATACATTCTACATACCGGCAGGCACCGTTCATGCCCTGTGCGCAGGGGTTGTCGTCGCGGAGATCCAGCAAAATTCGGATACCACCTACCGGATTTACGACTACAACCGTCCTGGGCTTGACGGCAAGCCGCGCGAGCTTCACATTGAGGATTCCCTCAATGTCACGGCCTATGAAGGCTCGGGGGCCACGAAGATGAGCACGGAAGGGGCTGTTCCTGGAGAATGGCTTCAGCTCGCGCAATCGCCGTACTTCATTGTGGAGAAAGGCATCGTTAACGGGGCATGGGAGCTCTCTACATCCGAGGATAGCTTTACCATTATCGTCGTCTGTGACGGAAAGGGAACACTGCGTTGGGACGGAGGCTCGATCGACTATACGTCCGGCCAATGCTTCCTGCTCCCTGCTAACCTGGGAACTTACACCCTGGACGGGGAATCCACGGTTCTTCGTTCCTATCTTCCTTAA